Proteins encoded by one window of Planktothrix tepida PCC 9214:
- a CDS encoding spore coat protein U domain-containing protein, producing MFSYRFLILSGLILSPLATFFSSQLAAFAGTDTTTINISGTVPSVVQISSPTTMPVSNNLPLGNLGQQVIKVAELQIITNNPNSPGVTINASSTNSGALSSANGNSSIPYLITVTDHLTQPNNFDNINNFSSPQTTGFNAEGVKTVDLYIRFNQATIPNQGNYSDVITLTVSDN from the coding sequence ATGTTTTCATATCGTTTTTTGATTTTGAGCGGTTTAATTCTCAGTCCTCTGGCGACCTTTTTTAGTTCTCAATTAGCAGCCTTTGCGGGTACAGACACGACAACTATTAATATTAGTGGTACTGTTCCCTCAGTGGTTCAGATTTCCTCACCAACAACCATGCCTGTTAGTAATAACTTGCCTTTAGGTAATCTCGGTCAACAGGTTATTAAAGTTGCTGAACTTCAAATTATAACCAATAATCCTAATTCTCCGGGTGTCACAATAAATGCAAGTTCAACGAATAGTGGTGCTTTATCATCAGCTAATGGCAATAGCTCTATTCCATATCTAATTACAGTCACTGATCACCTGACTCAACCCAATAATTTTGATAATATTAATAATTTCAGTTCCCCTCAAACGACAGGCTTTAACGCCGAGGGTGTAAAGACAGTAGATTTATATATTCGGTTCAATCAAGCAACTATACCCAACCAAGGTAACTATTCTGATGTGATCACCTTGACAGTATCCGATAATTAA
- a CDS encoding fimbria/pilus outer membrane usher protein, which yields MKLKLKLNNFKLLLFFSLTLILCNSSPTLGQDSPSPSPTLAPETQNPDPTFEDIFGKPRNQAQKVIVPFFIDGQQRGQVLLNLGNIPGVQIQAAPLLAETEKVIRPDTQTKLTNAVDVEGNLNLEILRQNGLEATFDQSKLELQIQVPPTQRRTNVASLNERRLPRGTENAIRPSTLSGYVNFRADQDYIWQGSEQSQIGRQPLRFGLDGALNYKNWVFEGRSDFTEGRTPAFIRGDLRLVRDAPDQALRYVIGDLSIPVTGYQNSQSQIGISVARNFSLQPHRVTRPISQYEFFLESDSRVDVLVNGRLERTLELSAGRQDIRDLPLGAGINDVELVITDNVGRVQRLNFYHPVAADLLAPGVQQFAYSLGFPTSDSSGDRNYDFTEPIVTLSHRLGVTNRLTAGSYLQANFDQQIIGLEGSWATRYGNLGWDMALSHEIELGIDYAARLRYEYSPVGAKNPSQRSFQLTVETRGENFSRVGEDNPNNDFFYDITANYSQQLFWKIRGNLSARYEFGRDTPNTYSLSLGLSKTVRNGLNIRLNLSQNRDQTGFEQQRAFINLSWSIPKIRQSIQVSSDVNNNGQYKNSLNWSYNPLRTIGRPRMSLGLTQNDRGYNLTGRLSYTGYYFNWDLSNDAVFTVDGDGGISNTSKLSLATALVFADGHFGWSRPINDSFALVIPKDSVRDQEIVINPSINGDTARINHFGFAVVPNLSPYNLSTLIIDAPNLPVGMDLGNRAITILPTYRSGTLVEVGTDATVFLRGILLNANGEPVSLQSGQIVSISDSNFPVVTLFTNRSGRFATAGLKPGRYQIKLFSNPPAEMEFEIPANATGIYDTGTLQFP from the coding sequence ATGAAACTAAAACTTAAGCTTAATAATTTTAAATTATTGTTATTTTTTAGCTTGACTTTAATTCTATGTAATTCTTCACCAACTTTAGGGCAAGATTCACCTTCTCCATCTCCTACTTTAGCTCCTGAAACTCAAAACCCAGACCCGACATTTGAGGATATTTTTGGCAAGCCGCGTAACCAAGCACAGAAAGTTATCGTACCCTTTTTTATTGATGGACAACAAAGAGGACAGGTATTACTAAACCTGGGAAATATACCCGGAGTGCAGATTCAAGCCGCACCTTTATTAGCAGAAACAGAAAAGGTGATTCGTCCAGATACCCAAACAAAACTAACCAATGCAGTTGATGTTGAAGGAAATCTCAACTTAGAAATTTTACGACAAAATGGCTTAGAAGCAACCTTTGATCAGTCTAAATTAGAACTACAAATTCAAGTTCCACCGACTCAAAGACGCACCAATGTTGCCAGTTTAAACGAACGCAGATTACCCCGTGGTACTGAAAATGCAATACGTCCTAGCACATTAAGTGGTTATGTTAATTTTCGTGCGGATCAAGACTATATTTGGCAGGGTTCAGAACAAAGTCAAATCGGACGCCAACCCCTTCGTTTTGGTTTAGATGGTGCTTTGAATTATAAAAATTGGGTGTTTGAGGGACGCAGCGATTTTACTGAAGGTCGAACACCTGCTTTTATCCGAGGAGATTTACGACTGGTTCGGGATGCACCGGATCAAGCTTTACGGTATGTGATCGGCGATCTTTCCATTCCGGTCACAGGTTATCAAAATAGTCAATCTCAAATCGGAATTTCTGTCGCTAGAAATTTTAGTTTACAACCCCATCGGGTCACTCGACCGATTAGTCAATATGAATTTTTCTTAGAAAGTGATTCGAGAGTGGATGTATTAGTAAATGGTCGATTAGAACGAACGTTAGAGTTATCCGCCGGACGGCAAGATATTCGTGATTTGCCTTTGGGTGCTGGAATAAATGATGTAGAATTAGTGATTACAGATAATGTCGGTCGGGTACAAAGACTGAATTTTTATCATCCAGTTGCAGCCGATTTATTAGCACCCGGAGTTCAACAATTTGCCTATAGTTTGGGTTTTCCAACCTCCGATAGTTCAGGCGATCGCAACTATGATTTTACCGAACCGATTGTAACTTTATCCCATCGTTTAGGAGTTACGAATCGCTTAACCGCAGGTAGTTATTTACAAGCTAATTTTGATCAGCAAATTATCGGTTTAGAAGGAAGTTGGGCAACTCGTTACGGGAATTTGGGCTGGGATATGGCCCTCAGTCACGAGATCGAATTAGGCATTGATTATGCAGCGCGGTTGCGTTATGAATATTCACCAGTGGGTGCGAAGAATCCGTCTCAACGTTCCTTTCAATTAACCGTAGAAACCAGAGGAGAAAATTTTAGTCGAGTTGGAGAAGATAACCCCAATAATGATTTTTTTTACGATATTACGGCAAATTATAGTCAACAATTATTCTGGAAGATCCGAGGAAATCTCAGTGCTCGATATGAATTCGGGCGAGATACTCCTAATACTTATAGCCTCAGCTTAGGTCTTTCTAAAACCGTCCGAAATGGCTTGAATATTAGGTTAAACCTCAGTCAAAATCGTGATCAAACCGGTTTTGAGCAACAACGTGCTTTTATCAATTTATCCTGGTCAATTCCCAAAATTCGTCAATCAATACAAGTTTCATCAGATGTTAATAATAATGGACAATATAAGAATAGTTTAAACTGGAGTTATAACCCCTTACGAACTATTGGAAGACCCAGAATGTCCCTGGGTTTAACTCAAAATGACCGAGGTTATAATTTGACCGGACGGTTATCTTATACCGGCTATTACTTCAATTGGGATTTATCAAATGATGCAGTTTTTACCGTCGATGGAGATGGTGGGATCTCAAATACCAGTAAACTTAGTTTGGCTACCGCCTTGGTGTTTGCAGATGGTCACTTTGGTTGGTCACGTCCGATTAATGATAGTTTTGCTTTAGTCATTCCCAAAGATAGTGTTAGAGATCAAGAAATTGTGATTAATCCCAGTATCAATGGCGATACAGCCCGCATTAATCATTTTGGGTTTGCTGTTGTTCCTAATTTAAGTCCTTATAATCTTTCTACTTTAATTATTGATGCTCCAAATTTACCTGTAGGAATGGATTTGGGGAATCGCGCTATCACAATTTTACCCACCTATCGCAGTGGAACATTAGTCGAAGTTGGAACAGATGCAACGGTATTTTTACGAGGGATATTATTAAATGCTAACGGTGAACCGGTTTCGTTACAATCAGGACAAATTGTTTCTATTTCTGATAGTAATTTTCCGGTAGTAACTTTGTTTACAAATCGATCAGGTAGATTTGCCACTGCTGGATTAAAACCAGGTCGCTATCAAATTAAATTATTTAGCAACCCTCCAGCAGAAATGGAGTTTGAAATCCCCGCAAATGCAACCGGAATATATGATACCGGGACGCTTCAATTTCCTTAA
- a CDS encoding DNA double-strand break repair nuclease NurA translates to MLDLTKLSQQMQGMSQHINREAEASRKRIEIALNLMEQAKLNSDNLMQKHEEFKQRIIFKPATPLEPLNHYPYIVEPPLAHTVFATDGSQIAPSAHEIAYCYLINVGRVILHYGQSRHPILDSVPEIYYRPEDLYLSRQWGIKTEEWMGYRRSVSEAIILAESGQQLLEISPNQQLNIPTLALVDGSLVYWFLEQLPSEARDLILQPILQSWEQLRLANIPLMGYVSASRSSESLSFLRLQACTFEEPNCLKYCPGTGGMSATGTEKKAPCQVCDPLRDTVLWESQLKPGQRSPFWRSNSSILDLYDHHQIYFCYVNVGMEIARLEVPAWVVENSEQLELALGMVIAQVQKGYGYPVVLAEAHNQAVVKGGDRSRFFAMLEQQMIKAGLRNVGISYKEARKRGSIA, encoded by the coding sequence ATGTTAGATCTAACCAAATTGTCCCAACAAATGCAAGGGATGAGTCAACATATTAATCGCGAAGCAGAAGCGTCTCGAAAACGAATTGAAATTGCTTTAAATTTGATGGAACAAGCGAAATTAAATTCCGATAATTTAATGCAAAAACATGAAGAATTTAAACAGAGGATTATCTTTAAACCCGCGACTCCCTTAGAACCTTTAAATCATTATCCCTATATTGTTGAACCTCCTTTAGCTCATACGGTATTCGCAACGGATGGTTCTCAAATTGCTCCCAGTGCCCATGAAATTGCCTATTGTTATTTAATTAATGTGGGACGGGTAATTTTACATTATGGTCAAAGTCGCCACCCGATTTTAGATAGTGTTCCTGAAATTTATTATCGTCCTGAAGATTTATATTTATCCCGTCAATGGGGAATTAAAACGGAAGAATGGATGGGCTATCGTCGGTCTGTTTCCGAAGCAATCATTTTAGCAGAATCAGGACAGCAATTATTAGAAATATCTCCCAATCAACAGTTAAATATTCCTACTTTAGCGTTAGTGGATGGTTCCTTAGTTTATTGGTTTTTAGAACAATTACCTTCAGAAGCACGAGATTTAATTTTACAACCGATTTTACAATCTTGGGAACAGTTAAGATTAGCCAATATTCCATTAATGGGTTATGTGAGTGCCTCTCGAAGTAGTGAAAGTTTATCTTTTTTACGATTACAAGCTTGTACCTTTGAAGAACCTAATTGTTTAAAATATTGTCCAGGTACGGGGGGAATGAGTGCAACGGGAACGGAGAAAAAAGCACCTTGTCAAGTGTGTGATCCCTTGCGCGATACAGTATTATGGGAATCCCAATTAAAACCCGGTCAACGCAGTCCGTTTTGGCGGTCTAATTCCTCAATTTTGGATTTATATGACCATCATCAAATCTATTTTTGTTATGTCAATGTCGGGATGGAAATTGCTCGTTTGGAAGTTCCGGCTTGGGTGGTTGAAAATTCCGAACAATTAGAGTTAGCATTAGGAATGGTAATCGCCCAGGTTCAAAAGGGATATGGGTATCCAGTGGTGTTAGCTGAAGCCCATAATCAAGCGGTTGTTAAAGGAGGCGATCGCAGCCGATTTTTTGCAATGTTAGAACAGCAAATGATTAAAGCTGGATTAAGAAATGTGGGAATTTCCTATAAGGAAGCGAGGAAACGGGGTAGTATTGCTTAA
- a CDS encoding fimbrial biogenesis chaperone, whose amino-acid sequence MKRSLRHFLSFIFLIILSGISPALAFKLEPISRVFEPAGAGATQSYEVINDTAEQIAVELSMAERKISLEGQETTESADDDFLVYPSQIVLPPQGVQSVRVTWLGNPNPEKELAYRIIAEQLPINLKQPEESQAETTSGAIKVMFRYIGSVYIRPKNAQSKVVLNGITHEKGTDGNDRLVITFENQGTRRAVLSELNLNLTSQGSQLTLKPEQLEGVNNGVILAGNQRRFSMPWPQQLPIGEVTGTFTFKDVD is encoded by the coding sequence ATGAAACGTTCACTTCGACATTTTTTGAGTTTTATTTTCTTGATCATATTAAGTGGGATTTCCCCCGCATTAGCTTTTAAATTAGAACCAATTTCTAGGGTATTTGAACCAGCAGGAGCAGGGGCTACCCAATCTTATGAAGTTATTAATGATACTGCCGAACAAATCGCCGTTGAACTGTCAATGGCCGAGCGAAAAATCAGCTTAGAAGGTCAAGAAACCACCGAAAGTGCTGATGATGATTTTTTAGTTTATCCATCCCAAATCGTATTACCACCCCAAGGAGTACAATCAGTACGGGTGACATGGTTAGGTAATCCCAACCCAGAAAAAGAACTAGCTTATCGTATTATTGCCGAACAATTACCGATTAATCTCAAACAGCCAGAAGAGTCACAAGCCGAAACAACATCAGGCGCTATTAAAGTCATGTTTCGTTATATAGGATCAGTGTATATTCGTCCTAAAAATGCCCAATCAAAAGTTGTCCTGAATGGCATCACTCACGAAAAAGGAACTGATGGAAATGATCGGTTAGTGATTACCTTTGAGAATCAAGGAACGCGGCGTGCTGTCTTATCAGAATTAAATTTAAACTTAACCAGTCAAGGCAGTCAATTAACCTTAAAACCAGAACAATTAGAAGGAGTAAATAATGGAGTGATTTTAGCGGGAAATCAACGACGGTTTTCTATGCCTTGGCCCCAACAATTGCCCATCGGTGAAGTCACAGGAACATTTACATTTAAAGATGTGGATTGA